In the Balaenoptera ricei isolate mBalRic1 chromosome 1, mBalRic1.hap2, whole genome shotgun sequence genome, TCACATTAAAAACAGGAGACCAAGTGATCCCTCTGAGGAGTGAACAGGCAAGACCGGCAcagtggataaagaaaacataccTCCCAGGAGGAGAATGCAGAGAGGTCAAGATGGGCTccggcatgggtcagggcactgcttgtctctttctggAAAGAACAATATGATGTTTATTAACACCCAGGTTTAGAATGAAGGCAAGGGAGTCATCTAAagtacaggcacacctcagagacattgcaggttcagttctagACCATCACAGTAAAACgagtatcacaataaagcaagtcacatgacttttttggcttcccagtgcatataaaagctatgtttacactatactgtagtctagtaAGTacacaatagcattatgtctaaaaaaacaatgtacatgccttagttaaaaaatactttattgtcggggcttccctggtggcgcagtggttgagagcccacctgccaatgcaggggacgtgggttcgagccctggtccgggaagatcccatatgccgcggagcagctgggcccgtgcgccacagctgctgagcctgcgctctggagcctgcgagccacagggctgagcccatgctccacaagagaggccaccacaatgagaagcccgcgcaccacaatgaagagtagcccccgcttgctgcaactaaagaaagcctgcgagcagcaatgaagacccagtgcagccaaaaataaaataaataaaacaaataaatttatttaaaaaaaaatactttattgctaaaaaaatgctaaccgcCACCTGGGGCTTCAGTGAGTCTTGGTAATAACAAAAATCACGGATCACGGACcacaataacaaaatgaaaaatggcaCTAATAGATTTGCTTGACCCAGGGTTGCTGCAAACCCTCCATCTGTAAAACATGCACCATCGGAGAAGTGCAAGACAGCAAAGTGCAGTAAGATGAGGTGTTCGTGTATCAGGTGCTGGTTGGCCCCTTATACACATGTATGAATAACAGCCAAATGCCTACaagagcagagcagaaaaaacCAGATTGAAAAACTCTCCCAGGGATTTCAGGAAAACTCAAGTTTGTCCCCAGGAATGAAAACATAAAGATTTCTAGCATATAATTATATCAGTTTTCAGTCAGTAGGAACCACAGAGCAGTAATGACATGGTTGGTGAAACTCCTGGGCCCAGCCAATGGCAAGCGGGCCCTGACAAATCTCTTTCAAAGTACACAGAGAAAACCCAGCATACTTGGCAGACAACATCTCACGGCCATAACTGATCCCAAGGGATCAGCACCTCATGCCCTAAAGCAGAGGCTCAAGATTGAAGTAAAATAATTAGTTTACGTCCCTGGCATGTcctccacccacacccccacTGAAGCTCACCGGCCATCCAGGAAAAGTACCATTCTCCCACTTCTTCTCAAACTCATTCTGAATTTTCCCAAAAAGTTCATTCTGATCTTGGAGAGGTTTCACTCTATCTGTGTAATCCTGAAGGTACTCAAGCAGCATCTCCAGATATCTACAGAGGAGTAAATAACACAGAGACAGCAAGGTTTCTATTTTTGATATACTGTTATGCCCTGTAAAACATACTTATAATTCCAGTGAAACTAGTTTTTTCAAGTAATAATACTACTTTAAAAATTGAGCTTACAATTGGCTTTCTCCTAAtatgtcatcttttttttaaaacatttatttatttggttgagtcaggtcttagttgtggcaggcagtctccttagttgtggctcgccagctccttagttgcagctggtaggctccttagttgcaccacgcatgtgggatctagttcccggatcaaggatcgaacccgggccccctgcttcgggagcacggagtcttaaccactgcgccaccagggaaatccctctccTAATATGTCATCTTGATTCTGACCTTTCCTATCTTCTTTCATCCTCATGATACAATTCCAAATACTAAAGTCTTAACTCACATATAAAAGATTTtaggtaaaaagaaaatgagaaaaagagaggaaggtaGAGTACAGATTACTAACCAGGGGCATAACAACACAAACAAAACTTAAATCTATACATCAGACCCAGGCACTTCACTTCAATCACAATCTGAGAAAGTctaattttttcccattcaacCCCAAAGACACAGAGCCACCTGGATGGGAGACTTCCTTCTACAATGAGACAACATTAAGAACAGTATGGGTCTAAGATCGCAGATGTGCCCATAGACACACATTCTTCCAGAGCCAGAGTATTATGGTTTTGAAACCATGTCATTCAAAATTCCTATCCTCCAACAAACCTGGAAGTCATTCATATATGCCTTTCATGCAACAAAATTCAAAACTGCCCTCAAACCTTCTCATTAAACAACCTTCTAGTTAAATCCAGTAGAGGCCTAGAAACTAGTAATGGCTACCTCTTATACTCtgcattcttcctttctttaggaATGTCAAACAACTGGTCGAAGATTGACAGGTAAGTGATATAATCCAGCttctggaaagagaaaagaaatgacaagAGATTCAGTTAGGTGTTTGCACCAAGTTGCAATATAATCTCcaataaatgagattaaaatTGAGTGTTGCCTAACAAAGTAACAAGGCCCAGCTCACTTTAGTCTTTTTCCCCCCCTAACATTTAATTCCTGCACTCAGTGTTAATTCCACTGGACTGAGCAGAATATCAGATACACAATTAACTCTGTGAAATAAAGATCAAGTCAATAAACCATAAGCTAAAAGAAACATCTGTTGCACATtactactgggttggccaaaaagttcattcagttagTGAATACGTTTTTCAATAAAGTTCttcgtgaaaatgaaaaatgtcttttatatttacttaaaaccaaatgaactttttggcctacCCAATATATACGGGCACTTGTTTAAAGACTGACACCCACTACACATCCTAAAATAAGGTCCCAGAAGGTGccatttgttcactcattcaatcACTTACTGAATATCTTTGGACCAAGTACATGGATACAGATGAGAACAAGACAGATGCAGGACTGTACTCATGGAGCTTAAAGTTTAGTCACAACTTTTGAGACATGTCCTCACAACCCCAAGAGAAATTTCATCATGTATTTCCTTGTGACCCTGAGACTGTCACATTAAACCTCAGCTCTTATGGTAAGTTATTTTCTAAtacctttttaaatatattaaatagccCTCCTGGCAGAGATTATGTTTTTGTATCTTTCATGTACCTACTACTATGTGTGCCTAACACAGAAGCCTGATGCATACTtgtgagtttaaaaaatttttttatttttacaaaagcaaaataagtttgttgtattaataaaataaaatttattgataaGTAAAATATGCTTATTGTATTCACTGTAGAAACCCGACTTTCACTTTGAAAAGTGTTTCATTCCAAGAAAGCACATCACCTCTTTAATATTTACATAACAGTTCCAGAACACAAGGAAGACACTCTAATTGTTTCAGGTCTAGTAGCCCCAGCCCAGTGTCCTGACTCACCCCTAGAATCAGAACCACTCTCCCCTCTCCTGGGTCTTACCTCAGAGGCCTTCAGGTTAATGTATTTGAGGTAACAGTCATGGAGATCAAGGTAACGACCATATCCCTCTTCATCTGTGAACTCCACcaaatctgaaggaatcagatatcAAGATTCAGATACTAAAGACCACTTTCTTGGACTTGACTTTTCAAGTGGACTGCATTGTTTCATAATGCAGCCCTTCACCCAAATATCCTCCCTCTAGTCACAAAGTGAACAGACCTCACTTTTCCAGGTGAGTGAATTTGAGCTGGGCTAGCACAAAATCACTATTTTGTCCAAGGCCGACTCAGGATGACAATCTAGTCCAGACTTTTCTCTAGTCtagcaaagaggaaatcagtaAGGGAACCTGGCTATAAATTTCTCTGGGGCCTTTTTCCAGGACTCTGAGGGCAAATCTGAGCTCTGGTCATTAACCTGTACTTCTGCTAGTGCTGGATAGAAACATCAAACCCTACTTACTTTGTGCCTCTTCACTTGGATTCTCTCGAGCCTTCAGGAGCTCCTCAAATTCCACTGACATTGGCACACAGATCTgatgggaaaaagagaaaagctcaGGTGGGTTTTTCAACATAGAAGTTGCAATATCACAGAATGGACTATAGAGAAAGTTGGATTTCTAACACTTTATTTGGCCTTGATTTTTCATTAGgagctttcttctcttttctaattaccttgctttttccttttcctttttgcatGTTTTAACTAAAAATTGCTAAAATAACACATGCTCACAAAAACTCAAataacacaaaaagacaaaatgaaaaaaaaatcaaggttcagggcttccctggtggcgcagtgcttaggaatccgcctgccaatgcaggagaaatgggtttgagccctggtctgggaagatcccacatgctgcggaacaactaagcccgtgtgccacagctactgagtctgcgctctagagcccgtttgccacaactactgagcccgtgcaccacaactactgaagcctgcgcacctagagcccatgctcccaacaagagaagccaccgcgagaagcctgcacaccacaacgaagagtagcccccgctcgccacaaccagagaaaagcccacgtgcagcaacgaagacccaacgcagccaaaaataaaataaataaaacaaataaatttatatatatataaaaaaaaaatcaaggttcccttggacttccctggtggcacagtggataaaagactctgtgctcccaatgcagggggcctgggctcaatccctggtcagggaactagatcccacatgcatgccgcaactaagagttcgcatgcctcaactaaggagcctgtgtgtcgcaactaaggagcccgcatgaCGCAACTAAGACACCTGGTgcaacaaaattaataatattaaaaaaaaaaaaaatcaaggttccCCTTTAATAATTCTCCTGGGAATAGCTAACCACTGTCCACagacctttttaatttttattatttatttatttattataaatttatttatttattcatttatttaatttttggctgcattgggtctttgtggctacatgtgggttttctctagctgctgagagcagggactactctgttgcagtgtgcgggcttctcattgcagtggcttctcttgttgcagagcacgggctctagacgcacgggcttcagcagttgtggctcacgggctctagagcacaggctcagtagttgtggcgcaggcacttagttgctccgcagcatgtgggatctccccggaccagggctcgaatccgtgtctcctgcattggcaggtggttcttaaccactgcggcaccagggaaaccccacagaccttttttaaatgtcagccattcccaaactttgctgcacattagaatcacctgggagagtGCTAAAAAATCCTAACGCACTTGATACCAATTTAATCAGAAGTGGTGGGGAGGTATCAGTACTTTTTAAACACTCCCAGATTCAAACACACAGCAAAATTTGGAAACCACTGctctatgtatttaaatatatgtatttgtgcaAGCACATACAGGCAAGTGCaagattattattttgtttctcacataattagacttatttttttttccctttcccttagtATATCTTAGGCATTCTTCCAATCATTTATTTAAGCACTTATTCCTCATCACCTTCCTACCTGGGCTGGGATAAGGTTAACACACCAGAATGGTACTTGTGCCTTCTCTCTTGGTTACCAAAAGACTTAATACTCTACCTTCCAAAGGGGATGAGGAGACATAGGTAGGTGTGTGAGGGTACATTCATGTACCTCCACTTAACTTCAATAAATAGCCTCTCCTGTCTGGTATTTTCAGTCTCTTCATTTTTCCATCGGCTCCTTTAAATATGTATGCCTCCCCTATTTTCCTTATGATCCTCCTgcttctcctctccttttttcttccagtctttcaAATGCATGCTAAACACTCCACACTACTGTATCCTCATTATCCACTTGTGCCTCTGTGGCCAGATTTCCACTCCCACTTCTTCAACAGAGTAGCAACCCTGGCAGTTACCAATCAACAACAGCTGATACCAGTGACTTCCTTTGTGAAACTCATTGGCTGAGCTTCAGTAAGACATTACCTGGAGCTGCCATTTGACCTGTGATGGATGGCTTCCCAGACTCCTTTTCAGTTAAGTACCTTATTAAGAGTGTGCCCCAAGGCACACAGAAACTGACAGTCTCCCTTCACActgtctctccctcccagagCTCTATGATCCGTGGCTTCAACCATCAAGTACATGTGGTAATTCTCAAGCCCCAGTCACCTAATTTCAACTGCTTATGGGACACTTCTACCTAGATATAATATCACCTGAAAATctacatacataaaaattcatTTCCACTACAAAGGGGTTATgtctttcttccttatttctaTCAAGGGAACAACTTTTTAGTTACACAGTCATAAAAGCTCAGAGTAATCACTGACCTATCTCTCTCCACTTATCCTACAGCCATGCCTCGCTCCCCCTTCCCCTGGAATTCCTTTGGTCAGCTGTGTAAGATGCTTAATGGATTCTTCAATAACTGAGATATAATCCCTGCTCcttatcattttacaatatagtGGGGCAGACGTTCATTGTCATAAAATATGACAGAATCATAAAGATAGGAAAGATTAATTGGGGGAGTAAAGTAGACTAGGAAGGAATTTTCATGAAAGAGTAGGCCTCTGGGCTGAATCATGAAGGTGTAATGATCACTGGAAGCGAGTAAAGCCTTTTTGTGTTAGTTGGATCCTCTAGGTAGCAGATTTTAAGACAGAGTTAGGAGCACAAGTGGTTTATTGGGTGGGTATTATCCATTAAAgataaaaaggagagaggaggattGGGCAGGGAGAGCCCAGACCATGATGAAGATAGGACAAAATCTTGACCAACCCAATGAGGAACTCTGGAGCAAAAATTACTCACTAGAAGAGTCTCACAATGGGCAGAAATAACCAGGCCATGGTACCCCCACTGTGCTCAGTCACTGGTTGGGGGCTGCCCAAGAAGAGAATGGCCTTAGCTTAAAGCTGAGGGAGATCCTGAAAGCACTGGAGTTGCAGGATGTCACCTAACTTCGCTGCTTGCAGCTAACTGGTGAGTTCTTTTTTGAAGGGACACCTGAGTGGCAATCTCCACTTTCCTTACACCTTTCCTTTGTATGCTCTTTGGACAGGTTTGGAGAAAATACTTTCTGAGGTCATACCTCATTTGGGTGCTTCCGGTGGAATTCCTTTATTTGTTTGAGTCTATTATAGAATTCAGCAAATTCATTGGGTCCTGAAATGGCATTGAGCTCCTCCTTTCGTAACCTGCAATTTCAGAAAAAATCCAGAGAACACGGAACACAAACTCAGTCCTTTAACCATGGCTCCTCAAAAGCAATAATTCCTGGATTGGCTGTGACTGTCACTTACCCATCCTTATCATCATACAAATCCCTCAGGTTCCCACTGACTTCCATATACCTCTGAAAGGCAAACACAAACCCATCAGGATGAAGCAATCTGTACAACTTAGACCCAAGCAACCAACAAAGGCTCTCCTGTCAAAGCCCAGGGAAAGCTCAACAGATATGGTGTTAAAAGTTCCTGTTCTTTCTGGTACCTTTAACAGATAACACTGGTTCctagttactttttaaaacaggTCATTTTGAAGATTAAGTGATGTGATTTGAGGTGTGGCAGAAAGTTCCTATATTTAACTCTCCCTAGAAGAGTCATAAAAGAGAGCCATTGTCACCCTTTGGTAAACAGCAGTTCCCACCTAAGACACTCAAAGATAAAAGGATGGTCCAAGATGATTTTCACTATTTCAAAAGGCTTGACTGAGGAGTGCACAGACTAAATAAAACATCACACAATTTCTTTTGAATTCGAACTCAGGATGGTATGAGTACGTAGTCCCTTCTCCAAAACTTTTGGGACCAGATTTGTTTCAGAATTTGGAATTTTTAAGTTCAGGAAGGTACTGCATGCAACATCCCTAGCGGAATCTGGAACACACGTTGATAGTTCTGCAGTGAAACTTAtgcattatttattaaatgtgatAAAGACCATAAAAAGCCTCCCATCTGTTCAGGTCAAGTCAGATTTTTGCCATCAAACAAttaccagaacaaacaaataaaaaacctttTGTTTTCAGAGTATTTCGGATTTGGGAATTTAGATAAGGGATTAGGGGCTTGTAATATTAATTATCTCTTCCAAATTAGAAACTCTGATtaggtcttttattcttttctaaacaGATTTCAAACATGCAAAAGTAGAGAGCATGGTATAACGAACTTCCATTTACCTACCACTTAGCTTTAACATAAAAATGGATCAGTATTTTGATCTTAATTACTTTTCTAAAAGTAAGAAATTGAACTATTACTAGGAAAATGCAGTGTAGTAGGCAAAAAATACTTCCAATGCTTCAGTACAGTGTTCTGGGAGGAAAACAGTAATACACAGCATTCTCttttggggagaagggagagtacCTTCTAAGCCTGAATGGTTGACTCCTGGTAACTACTCATTGCACATCCACAGGATACAGAATGCTCTAAGGGGCATCTTTCCGAGTAATTaagaatgaatgagagttccccaTTCACAGAAGCGAGCAAGGGTGGTTAAGCACCCTTTGGCAGGCATACAAACCCTCGACTGGCCAACCCGGTTACCTTTGTCCAGGGCTCCAGGTGACCCCCCCGCCCCCTTCTTCCAGCCCATAGCGACCCAAAGAGAAGTGGACAGCGGGGCACTCACATCTTGCATGGCCCGTGTGCGGTGGTCAGAATTGATCTGGTCCCGGAGCTGAAGAAAGGCAAACGGTGACACAAGACACCGTTAGTCGGAGTTCTGGAGTTGGGAAGGCCGCCCAAGGGCGGAGCTTATCCGCTCAGGTCTTAGCGGCCCAAGCAGAGAAGCCTCTGGGCGCTGGGCCCGGGGAAAGGTTACCTAGGCCGGAGCTCGGGTAGGGAGCCCCGGGAAGGGGCGGGCGCGGGGCAGGTCTGAGGACCGAAGAAAACTCTCAGAGGTTGAACCCGGGCATGGGGCCCAGCCTCAGGGGTAGCCCCTGCCCAGGCCCCACTCACCGTGGACTTCTTAGTGAGCATCTCTTTAGCCATGACGTCCATGAGCCGTTCCTTCTCCTCGTGATAGCGCCGCTGCTGCTCCAGAATTGTCTCCATCTTCcctcctccgccgccgccgccgccgccgccgctgcctcaAATCAAGCTAGAACACCGATACGGCCGGAAACAACTCCTGCTGCCTTGCGCGCCCGCGTCCTAAGAGGCGCGTCCGGCGTCACCTAAGTTCCGCGGCTGCCGGAAGTTCCTCGGGGACTCGAGGAAAAGTGAGCACCGCAGGAGACCCAGTCAGTGCTATGGAGACGGCTGCAGTGCCCCTGCTGGCCGGGGGTGTGTGGCGCGATGCCGAACGATTTGCAGGTGCCTCTAGGGGGCATACAGAAATCCACCAGCCTGGCAGTAAGGACTCTGACCTGGCTTCCCGGGGCTTCCCCGGCCGCGTGGCCGGGCGGGTAGGGAGCTGGACTGAGTAGTTGAGGAGCATGGATGGGAGCTGGGGAACCGGAACTTGTGTCTCCGGCTCTCAGTGTGACCTGTGACAACGTTTTTTCCTTCTCGGGACATCGGTGTCCTcgtcagtaaaatggggatgatagcgggtttcttttcttttcttcttccctccctccctctctctttttcttttttttttttaatttttatttttttatttttgtctgtgttgggtcttcgtttctgtgcgagggctttctctggttgtggcaagtgggggcctctcttcatcgcggtgagcgggcctctcactgtcgcggcctctcttgttgcggagcacaggctccagacgcgcaggctcagtagttgtggctcacgggcctagtcgctccgcggcatgtgggatcttcccagaccagggcttgaacccgtgtcccctgcattggcaggcagattctcaaccactgtgccaccagggaagcccctctttttcttttttgatacatggaaacaacctaattgtctATCAGcaggggactggttaaataaaatatggtacatTCAAGCAGTAAAATGCTatacagctataaaaaaaaatgaagcaagtcTATATGTCCACTTCTAGgtggagaaatgaaaacgtatgtccatgTGTTCAGacgttcatagcagcgttattcattATCAAGAAAAACATGGACGTAACCCCCAAAAGCCATTAACTGGTAAATGTACAAACcaaatgtggtgtatccatacgatggaatgttattcagcaataaaggAATGTTACAGTATGGATGAACcatgaaaacatcatgctaagtgaaagaagccagacacaaaaaacgACATTAGTGTATGTCGGGATGGCAAATctgcagagacagaaagtagatgagtggttgcctgCTGCTGAAGGTGAGACTGGAAGTAACTGCAAAAGATGCGAGAAATCTTTTGGAGGTGATAGATATGTTCTGAAATTGGATTGTGGTGATAGTGGCACAAATCTATTAAATTTGCTGAAATTAATTGAACCGTACACTCAaattgggtgaattttatggtatgtaactTATACCTctataaaactgtttaaaaaatctGTATGAACTCAGATGGAAATATGGCCACACAGAGTGAAAAAAGCTAGAGGCACAAcggtatatataaaaataaatacacaaagagATTATTTCTGGAAGGATATCCAAGTAACAGTAAACCATTGTTGTTTATGAGGAGACAGACTGGAAGATCTGGTATGGTAGGgacatttttctttgtatatgtCCAAAGTACAGCATGAAACTTTTTTCGtaacatatacatgtattactttttcaatttaaaaacttcttcatttaaaactaaaaatgaaaatacatatatgcacatgccTGCTTAACAAAAAAGAACTAGGAGGTTATAATATAACAAGGAGTTATTAGTGATTTACCTTCCCTTTTTGGAATTCTCCAATTTTTCTACAATAAGCAtgaattgctttttgttttttaaagtttggaaAATAACAGAGATAATGACTTTTGTCCTGCCTGCTCATGGGGTGTTGTGAGGGTCATATTTATGTCTAAAAATTTAAGCAAGACCTCAACCTTAGGGAGAGGACCCCCGGACACAACTCCTCCCCAGAAGTTTTTCCTGCACCTCTAGGAAAGAGGTAAGAAATTCCTTTTCTGGATTGCGGAGACTCAGCGCGTGTATCTTTTGGAGGGTAGGGTGGGTGGTGGGTAAAGGTTTGGGATCTACCGTATTTCATCGAATATGAGACTCTATTAAATGTTAACGCCACCATTATTTTACGGTCgactaagaaagaaagaacaaaaattgtCAATTAAACTATGTCACACTTGATTAGACGCTGCGTCTGGGTTTCTGAGATGTTAAATCTGAAAAATGTTTATCCTGAAATCAATGACACATTGTTGTACTTGCacatccctttcctctttggtgggTGGACCACCTAAGCACCATTCATCTGATGCCTTCCGTCCCTGAAAACCTTCTCCTTCCCCATCCTTTCAAACCAGTCACCGAGTCCTGTCTTTTCCATTCCTGCTGCCACCTGTCTCATTATCTCTCACCTGAACCACTGCACTAGCCTCCAAGTCAGTCTACTCATCTTACCCCTCCAATCCATTATTCACGCTGCGGCGGAGTGATCATCTCACACCCCTGCTTAAACATTTCCACTGGCTGCTTTACCCGCAGGGTGAGGTCTGTTTAACTTGGCATTCGGCGTTTCATGACCTGGCCGCTGCCTGACGTTTTAGTCTCTTGGCACTTCCGCCGAATGAAATTACTTGCTGCTTCCCCAAAGCACACCATATGTTTTTTTCaggcctccaggcctttgcactaGCTGTTTTCTATGCTTGGACTACTCTTCCTCAGCAGGTATTTATTGAACATGTAGTAAGTGCCTGAAGCTGAGAGTGGAGGGGTGAGCAAGGCAGGCGTGAGCCCAGCCCTCAGAGGCTGGtggaagaaagagacaaaaaatgtCTACATACAATCATTAATTATAAGCACACAT is a window encoding:
- the SF3A3 gene encoding splicing factor 3A subunit 3, with protein sequence METILEQQRRYHEEKERLMDVMAKEMLTKKSTLRDQINSDHRTRAMQDRYMEVSGNLRDLYDDKDGLRKEELNAISGPNEFAEFYNRLKQIKEFHRKHPNEICVPMSVEFEELLKARENPSEEAQNLVEFTDEEGYGRYLDLHDCYLKYINLKASEKLDYITYLSIFDQLFDIPKERKNAEYKRYLEMLLEYLQDYTDRVKPLQDQNELFGKIQNEFEKKWENGTFPGWPKETSSALTHAGAHLDLSAFSSWEELASLGLDRLKSALLALGLKCGGTLEERAQRLFSTKGKSLESLDTSLFAKNPKSKGTKRDTERNKDIAFLEAQIYEYVEILGEQRHLTHENVQRKQARTGEEREEEEEEQISESESEDEENEIIYNPKNLPLGWDGKPIPYWLYKLHGLNINYNCEICGNYTYRGPKAFQRHFAEWRHAHGMRCLGIPNTAHFANVTQIEDAVSLWAKLKLQKASERWQPDTEEEYEDSSGNVVNKKTYEDLKRQGLL